In Candidatus Nitrospira nitrificans, one DNA window encodes the following:
- a CDS encoding HD domain-containing protein, with protein sequence MCTYARTDTKKLRICIRYSGIGALEDLLISRYQMHAQIYGHKTNRACNAMLERIRERLSEVRWSWYRDCASIEHLLKTFAALDDRAFVNNCLILR encoded by the coding sequence ATGTGTACATACGCTCGAACAGATACAAAAAAACTCAGGATCTGTATCCGCTACAGCGGCATTGGAGCATTGGAAGACCTACTGATATCACGGTATCAAATGCATGCGCAGATTTATGGCCACAAAACTAACCGCGCATGTAATGCTATGCTGGAGCGTATCCGAGAGCGGCTTAGTGAAGTTAGATGGAGCTGGTATCGAGACTGTGCCTCTATCGAACACCTACTAAAAACCTTCGCCGCCCTTGATGACCGTGCCTTTGTGAACAATTGCTTAATCCTGCGTTAG
- a CDS encoding PilZ domain-containing protein: MNLKVEEQRTEPRVAVRFHAMVSGSVESEGTGIIRDLSRSGCRLESPLLMLPGLSLELRIAVPGLEWALMIDGADVQWADDETAGLAFVRIREAERQRLSNVMTTWLARKSEDGGKEQVELVPFEFQGLEAVLSKDPELAVSKGLAWFVQDRAEFRFRGGSLISRAFPTCTPEFAAALGELVKAGGDTEADFSLALLQNYLGSTSTDGVLKEIVSRLSHDDRRMGGVRANINSTRMTSVSGEFWLADAWRIKKESLTRWLTDERQAVKVFAEEHIAELDRMIAAERRRVEVERELRERSRHEDESGHDHGYRAKPF; encoded by the coding sequence ATGAATCTGAAGGTAGAAGAACAACGAACTGAACCACGAGTTGCTGTGCGATTTCACGCGATGGTGTCGGGCTCCGTGGAGTCGGAAGGGACGGGCATCATACGCGATCTCTCACGCAGTGGGTGCCGGCTGGAAAGCCCGCTCCTCATGTTGCCTGGCCTCTCGTTAGAACTACGCATCGCCGTGCCAGGCTTAGAGTGGGCGCTGATGATCGATGGGGCTGATGTGCAGTGGGCCGACGATGAAACCGCCGGGCTGGCATTTGTTCGAATCAGAGAGGCTGAACGCCAGCGACTCAGCAACGTGATGACAACTTGGCTCGCAAGGAAGTCCGAAGACGGCGGCAAAGAACAGGTCGAGCTGGTGCCGTTTGAGTTCCAAGGACTGGAAGCCGTGCTTTCCAAAGATCCTGAGCTCGCCGTCAGCAAGGGACTGGCGTGGTTCGTTCAAGACCGGGCGGAATTCCGCTTTCGAGGAGGGAGTCTCATCAGCAGAGCGTTTCCCACATGCACACCCGAGTTCGCGGCCGCGCTCGGCGAGTTGGTCAAGGCCGGCGGCGACACGGAGGCAGATTTCTCCCTGGCTCTTCTCCAAAACTATCTTGGTTCGACATCCACCGACGGCGTTTTGAAGGAGATTGTGTCGCGCCTTTCCCATGACGATCGCAGAATGGGCGGAGTGCGGGCCAACATCAATAGCACCCGCATGACCTCAGTCTCCGGTGAATTCTGGTTGGCGGACGCATGGCGGATCAAGAAAGAGTCGCTGACGCGCTGGCTGACAGACGAAAGACAGGCGGTCAAGGTGTTCGCTGAGGAGCACATTGCAGAGCTTGACCGAATGATTGCGGCAGAGCGACGCCGTGTGGAGGTCGAACGGGAGCTGCGAGAGAGGAGCCGACATGAAGACGAGTCAGGCCACGATCATGGGTACAGGGCCAAACCATTCTGA